A window from Spirochaetota bacterium encodes these proteins:
- a CDS encoding glycoside hydrolase domain-containing protein, whose protein sequence is MKARVQFNMYNLHIAIGIFLTAALFAVDENVLFYIPFNGSAKAIAAQGNPDAIEGAISEYIDGKKGKAAVVNGSSWLRFNAAGNISVKQGTVTFWMKMIDWDAADGFYHYFFEAAGTAGKEEGRLLLYKYYNARSLMALAGKSSSKDKFVVAPADFSSWKRGEWHFVTLVWRDDTIELYLDGEQKSSAAMKSSIRPESFATILIGGDLSFAKGGEEAKTAIDELTIYGRALSPAEIKSMFKQAAGITTEGYKTPKIAVIRCAAPPVIDGAFSEDEWKNTSGISGFLRSTDGEPATEQTKVYITFDNNNIYCCFRSLVDVPLVALVQERDGPVWEDDAVEVFLCPGKNASAYYQFIGNVKDTIFDGRGKDKSWNGAWKYRCGVSNNVWTAELSMPFSALGMPTPKDGEVWGANFCRDWKKSTPVVWTSWSHAKNFHNPAEFGELTFLNDAPSVRFNSFGNLRAGELRFTGSIAGRAEKPGTVQFSCQFESKNKIIDKDVRELAVKPGERIMLTKEQEIRDQKTDFITFEVRDGVNGGMLCYSRIPVTISPPVMITAYDYADELKTLKVSLDTIGLPSGFRDGAKVSAVLADASGVIIAEKTSAVAAHVIKMGLPINDLAPGDYQLSAAVIDKNGEKISGTTKMLHKPDESIWLGNTIGCSEKVPSPWTPIVVEGNSVKCIGREYRLSGFGLPASIVTRGAEVLASPVMLSVVKDGAEIALKSTAGSFIGKKDIEAVYESTDASGELKLHSRVVVEYDGMMRVDVTLTPAKPLRLDRLSLSIVVKEPFAKYLILAQGFGGKSYYGGFQETNFKFRPFVWFGDDERGLTWFCESAKDWKLKNKSRGIEIFRKDGNAALTVNMIDAGAEISKPVTYTFGLMATPMRPMPSDWRQWRISPGKNETIKIVWPSGIQKWYGYMPAVRDEDVFKKSLKQYHEKGVRAVPYTILNMLSSGVPEYKYFVGANCWNPQHYDAASSDVMAIGDVVMGMCVNTRSWRDFVMHSYKQTLDKFDIDGVYYDIGWVEPCTNIAHGCGFIDDDDTIQPTFPVFAHRELAKRMYTLTRERCRNPFIIFHMSGCIEPPIHSFSDAVLDGEQFALSVKDDYTEFLPLDMMRAQFTMRQFGLVPVFLPGRDLHFSGNDKTEAPTVGMLARLYLHDMHVWAIWCNGQAVEKYRAVKDAFGMDATVEFIPYWSNGNVFMTKSVDIKISAWVKKSGSCLLAVANLGSNNTDATVIVDLEKIGFARATGLIDGVTGERFKPNGSSFSVPMKKKWLRLMRVEMGNH, encoded by the coding sequence ATGAAGGCACGAGTGCAATTCAATATGTACAATCTCCACATTGCGATTGGAATATTCCTTACCGCAGCACTTTTTGCTGTCGATGAGAACGTGCTGTTCTATATCCCTTTCAATGGGAGTGCAAAGGCAATAGCCGCACAAGGAAATCCAGATGCGATCGAGGGCGCTATCTCTGAATACATCGACGGGAAGAAGGGAAAAGCCGCTGTCGTTAATGGGTCGAGTTGGCTGCGATTCAATGCGGCGGGCAATATCAGCGTCAAACAGGGAACGGTCACATTCTGGATGAAAATGATCGACTGGGATGCTGCCGACGGATTTTATCACTATTTTTTTGAGGCGGCGGGTACTGCGGGAAAAGAGGAGGGGCGGCTTCTCCTGTATAAATATTACAACGCGCGTTCGCTTATGGCGCTCGCAGGGAAGAGCAGCAGTAAAGACAAGTTTGTGGTCGCACCGGCGGACTTTTCCTCTTGGAAGCGCGGCGAATGGCACTTTGTCACGCTTGTCTGGCGCGATGATACGATCGAACTGTATTTAGACGGCGAACAGAAAAGTTCCGCAGCCATGAAAAGCAGCATCCGTCCGGAGTCATTTGCAACGATACTCATCGGCGGGGACCTCAGCTTTGCAAAAGGCGGCGAGGAAGCAAAGACCGCGATCGATGAACTTACCATCTATGGCAGGGCGCTCTCTCCTGCCGAGATAAAGTCGATGTTCAAGCAGGCGGCGGGTATCACCACCGAGGGATACAAGACGCCGAAGATAGCAGTAATTCGCTGCGCGGCCCCGCCGGTGATCGACGGTGCTTTTTCCGAAGACGAGTGGAAGAATACATCTGGCATATCGGGGTTCCTGCGCTCAACGGACGGTGAGCCTGCGACAGAACAGACGAAAGTGTACATCACGTTCGACAATAATAATATCTACTGTTGTTTCCGATCGCTCGTCGACGTGCCGCTTGTCGCTCTGGTGCAGGAACGCGATGGACCGGTGTGGGAAGATGACGCGGTTGAAGTTTTTTTATGCCCCGGCAAGAACGCAAGCGCATATTATCAGTTCATCGGTAATGTAAAGGACACCATATTCGACGGCAGGGGAAAGGACAAATCGTGGAACGGTGCATGGAAGTACCGGTGCGGTGTTTCGAACAATGTGTGGACAGCGGAATTAAGCATGCCATTCTCCGCACTCGGGATGCCGACTCCAAAAGACGGAGAGGTATGGGGCGCCAATTTCTGCCGCGACTGGAAGAAAAGCACGCCGGTCGTTTGGACGTCCTGGTCACATGCCAAGAATTTTCATAATCCTGCCGAGTTCGGCGAATTGACATTTCTTAATGACGCACCCTCGGTACGATTTAACAGCTTCGGTAATCTACGGGCCGGGGAGCTGCGATTTACGGGCAGTATTGCCGGTCGTGCGGAAAAGCCCGGCACGGTTCAATTCTCCTGCCAATTCGAATCGAAAAACAAGATCATCGACAAGGATGTTCGGGAACTTGCAGTAAAGCCGGGTGAGCGGATAATGCTGACGAAAGAGCAGGAAATACGTGACCAAAAGACCGATTTCATAACGTTCGAGGTCCGGGATGGGGTGAACGGCGGCATGCTCTGCTATTCGCGTATTCCCGTGACTATATCACCGCCGGTAATGATCACGGCGTACGACTACGCGGATGAACTTAAAACACTGAAGGTCTCGCTTGATACGATCGGACTGCCCTCAGGATTTCGTGACGGGGCGAAAGTGAGTGCAGTACTCGCCGATGCATCGGGGGTGATCATCGCTGAAAAGACTTCCGCAGTTGCCGCACACGTGATCAAAATGGGATTGCCGATCAATGATCTCGCGCCCGGCGATTACCAGCTTTCTGCTGCGGTTATAGATAAAAATGGTGAAAAAATATCCGGGACAACTAAGATGCTGCACAAGCCCGACGAGTCGATTTGGCTCGGGAATACGATCGGCTGCAGCGAGAAGGTGCCCTCACCGTGGACGCCCATCGTTGTTGAGGGGAATTCGGTGAAATGCATCGGACGGGAATATCGTCTCAGCGGTTTCGGCCTCCCCGCAAGTATCGTGACGCGCGGGGCCGAGGTGTTGGCTTCGCCGGTAATGCTTTCCGTCGTAAAAGACGGCGCGGAAATCGCATTGAAGAGCACGGCCGGCTCTTTTATCGGAAAGAAGGATATCGAAGCCGTATATGAATCAACGGATGCGTCAGGTGAACTGAAGCTCCATTCCCGAGTGGTCGTTGAATACGACGGGATGATGCGTGTGGACGTAACGCTTACTCCGGCGAAACCGCTGAGGCTGGACAGACTATCTCTTTCCATTGTCGTTAAAGAGCCGTTCGCAAAATATTTGATCCTTGCGCAGGGATTTGGGGGGAAATCGTACTACGGCGGATTTCAGGAGACAAATTTCAAGTTTCGCCCATTTGTCTGGTTCGGCGACGATGAACGCGGGCTTACGTGGTTTTGCGAGTCCGCAAAGGATTGGAAACTCAAAAATAAATCACGGGGTATCGAAATATTCCGCAAAGATGGAAATGCAGCCCTTACCGTCAATATGATCGATGCGGGGGCAGAAATATCAAAACCCGTCACCTATACATTCGGTCTTATGGCGACGCCGATGCGGCCGATGCCGTCCGATTGGAGGCAGTGGCGCATATCCCCGGGAAAGAACGAGACGATCAAGATCGTCTGGCCGAGCGGTATACAAAAGTGGTACGGCTATATGCCCGCAGTGCGTGATGAGGACGTGTTCAAGAAATCGCTTAAGCAGTATCACGAAAAGGGCGTGCGCGCGGTGCCGTATACGATACTCAACATGCTGTCGTCGGGTGTGCCCGAGTATAAATATTTTGTCGGGGCGAACTGCTGGAACCCACAGCACTACGATGCTGCCAGTTCTGATGTCATGGCCATCGGTGATGTTGTCATGGGAATGTGCGTCAATACCCGTTCGTGGCGTGATTTTGTAATGCATTCGTACAAGCAGACGCTCGACAAATTCGACATCGACGGCGTTTACTACGATATCGGCTGGGTGGAGCCATGCACGAATATCGCGCATGGCTGCGGGTTCATCGACGATGATGATACGATACAGCCGACATTCCCTGTTTTCGCACATCGTGAACTTGCTAAGCGCATGTATACGCTCACGAGGGAACGGTGTCGTAACCCGTTCATCATTTTTCATATGTCCGGATGCATTGAGCCGCCGATCCATTCTTTTTCAGATGCAGTGCTCGACGGAGAGCAGTTCGCGCTCAGCGTGAAGGACGACTACACCGAGTTCCTGCCCCTGGATATGATGCGTGCGCAGTTCACGATGCGGCAATTCGGTCTTGTTCCTGTATTTCTCCCGGGGCGTGATCTTCATTTTTCCGGCAATGACAAAACGGAAGCACCGACCGTCGGCATGCTCGCGCGCCTATACCTTCATGACATGCATGTGTGGGCGATCTGGTGCAACGGACAGGCGGTCGAAAAGTATCGCGCGGTGAAGGACGCTTTCGGCATGGATGCCACAGTTGAATTCATTCCGTACTGGTCCAACGGAAATGTTTTTATGACGAAAAGCGTGGATATTAAGATAAGCGCATGGGTGAAAAAAAGCGGCTCATGTCTGCTGGCGGTCGCCAATCTCGGATCGAACAATACCGATGCAACTGTCATCGTCGATCTCGAAAAGATCGGTTTCGCTAGGGCGACAGGGCTTATAGACGGCGTTACCGGGGAGCGGTTCAAGCCGAATGGGAGCTCTTTTTCGGTACCGATGAAGAAGAAATGGCTTCGTTTAATGCGCGTCGAAATGGGTAATCATTGA
- a CDS encoding creatininase family protein, with protein sequence MRYEMMYPDQLRKAIDERWPLVWPIGVLEYHASHCCNGVDTLVVIRAFEELEREMNIVIFPPFYFGAASYAVGAPERNGTVHVRPETIMPFAKEVFTDLLRIGFTNIHGFVHHQSENFSVGMPTDLAFKTASRQAVFEYIEKERGEGWWGKDEMRDYYSQHDAGSDPFSWIQMHPFMADDVQKKYPVDHAGKQETSLMMAFCPEGVDMKRYKGEHWFVESAKDANIGYGNAAKRDTLESLRMILRP encoded by the coding sequence ATGCGTTACGAAATGATGTATCCCGATCAGCTGAGAAAAGCCATCGATGAGCGCTGGCCGCTCGTATGGCCTATCGGCGTGCTCGAGTATCATGCATCGCATTGCTGTAACGGCGTCGATACGCTCGTAGTGATACGCGCATTCGAGGAGCTTGAGCGGGAGATGAACATCGTCATATTCCCGCCGTTCTATTTCGGCGCGGCAAGCTATGCCGTCGGAGCACCGGAGCGCAACGGCACCGTGCACGTACGCCCCGAAACGATAATGCCGTTCGCCAAGGAAGTGTTCACGGATCTCCTGCGCATCGGTTTCACGAACATACACGGCTTCGTTCATCATCAAAGCGAGAATTTCTCCGTCGGCATGCCTACCGATCTCGCGTTCAAGACAGCAAGCCGTCAGGCGGTGTTCGAGTACATCGAGAAGGAGCGCGGGGAAGGATGGTGGGGCAAGGATGAGATGCGTGATTACTACTCTCAGCACGACGCAGGGAGCGATCCGTTCAGCTGGATACAGATGCACCCGTTCATGGCGGACGACGTGCAGAAAAAGTATCCTGTCGATCATGCGGGCAAACAGGAAACGTCGCTCATGATGGCGTTCTGTCCTGAGGGCGTTGATATGAAGCGCTATAAAGGCGAGCACTGGTTCGTGGAAAGCGCGAAGGATGCGAACATCGGCTATGGGAATGCGGCGAAACGTGATACACTTGAGTCGCTTCGAATGATCCTCCGCCCGTAA
- a CDS encoding Xaa-Pro peptidase family protein: protein MFKITENEYKRRLTEVQKRVKESGLDAILVHSNEADFANIRYFCNYWPIFETAGMFIPKSGEPVLIIGPESETFAMGRTTTTKNIAKILEYRESADPNYPGLELDTFASIAGKLGGVSAFKKIGVCGYSILPITIYEALKKSFPNAEIARSGIVSEMRKIKSAEEIAALKEGFAVSEKVFEKVLGIIKPGMRETEVVGHVQRYIYEFGGEYEAHPVYVLSGKNSNNAIGRPTHKVIEKGDLVQFNLGARIDGYSPSIGRPIVMGKATPEMRKLLEVGLEAHFKSYEWIKGGGSPSEMTAKFYDFVKAKGCEKNYLYGPAHGLGMIEVEEPWVEASSTYTFQANMTFQVDTFLLSEDFGLRWENGVRITENGNEMLSKYRTELIELA from the coding sequence ATGTTCAAGATCACCGAAAATGAGTACAAAAGACGCCTTACTGAGGTCCAGAAACGTGTAAAAGAAAGCGGGCTGGATGCGATCCTTGTCCACAGCAATGAAGCGGATTTTGCCAATATCCGATATTTCTGCAATTATTGGCCTATCTTTGAGACTGCCGGCATGTTCATTCCGAAAAGCGGTGAACCGGTGCTCATTATCGGCCCGGAATCGGAAACATTCGCTATGGGACGTACGACCACCACAAAGAACATCGCCAAGATCCTCGAGTACCGCGAATCTGCAGATCCGAATTATCCCGGCCTCGAACTGGACACCTTTGCGAGCATTGCCGGGAAACTCGGCGGCGTAAGCGCATTCAAGAAGATCGGCGTCTGCGGCTATTCGATACTGCCGATCACCATATATGAAGCGCTTAAAAAGTCATTCCCGAACGCTGAGATAGCACGCTCCGGCATAGTATCAGAGATGCGGAAGATAAAAAGCGCCGAAGAGATAGCGGCGCTCAAAGAGGGATTCGCCGTTTCGGAAAAGGTGTTCGAGAAAGTACTCGGCATCATCAAGCCCGGCATGCGCGAGACCGAGGTCGTCGGTCATGTACAGCGCTACATCTACGAGTTCGGCGGCGAGTATGAAGCGCATCCGGTCTATGTGCTTTCCGGAAAGAACAGCAATAATGCGATAGGACGTCCCACGCATAAGGTCATCGAAAAGGGCGATCTTGTGCAGTTCAATCTCGGTGCGCGCATCGACGGCTATTCGCCGTCCATCGGACGCCCTATCGTCATGGGCAAAGCGACACCCGAAATGAGAAAGCTCCTTGAGGTGGGCCTGGAAGCGCATTTCAAATCGTATGAATGGATAAAGGGCGGCGGATCGCCGAGCGAAATGACGGCAAAGTTCTACGATTTCGTCAAAGCGAAGGGCTGCGAGAAGAACTATCTCTACGGTCCTGCGCACGGTCTCGGCATGATAGAGGTCGAAGAACCGTGGGTGGAAGCATCATCGACATATACGTTCCAGGCGAATATGACGTTCCAAGTGGACACGTTCCTTCTTTCTGAGGATTTCGGTTTGCGCTGGGAGAACGGTGTTCGGATAACGGAGAACGGCAATGAGATGCTCTCGAAGTACAGGACGGAGCTTATCGAACTCGCGTAA
- a CDS encoding uroporphyrinogen decarboxylase family protein: MTRRERVLASLSFRKPDRLPKDLGGMRSTGVSCFAYPSLVKALGLPYRAPVIHDASQMLALPDADVLDALDCDVAEVTMDTDTNAFDDSASWKPYDFNGRLKARVKDPLAYSISGTTVVLGREPNTLTMPEGAHVFDAAHGGQPLDLMGELPRIDLAQARTYRGHLLSDERIRSIAAYCKRARSSTDRAIFFNGLSFGLGFPHGMAAWSMLCLTDPDYVKEYFDIMTERNVENAKRLLPEIAPHIDVIMLASDDQGTQNAPILPPRVFRELYVPFYRRANEIVHALAPNVKTFLHSCGAIYDILDDIISTGFDALNPVQWSAGGRSFREWKDKCRGRIALWGGGVNTQVTLPLGSVADVERESREVAGYLSQDSGFVFCAIHNVLAEIPPEKIIAMYRSAS; encoded by the coding sequence ATGACACGACGCGAACGGGTACTTGCCTCGCTCTCGTTCAGAAAACCGGACCGGCTTCCGAAGGACCTCGGCGGGATGCGCTCTACCGGGGTGAGCTGTTTCGCGTATCCTTCGCTCGTCAAAGCGTTGGGGCTCCCGTATCGAGCGCCTGTCATTCACGATGCAAGCCAGATGCTCGCGCTGCCGGACGCCGATGTCCTCGATGCACTTGACTGCGATGTGGCCGAAGTGACCATGGATACGGATACCAATGCGTTCGATGACAGTGCCTCCTGGAAACCGTACGATTTCAACGGCCGGCTGAAAGCTCGCGTAAAGGACCCGTTGGCTTATTCGATATCGGGGACAACGGTCGTGCTCGGGCGCGAACCGAACACGCTCACGATGCCGGAGGGTGCGCATGTTTTCGATGCCGCGCACGGCGGTCAGCCGCTCGATCTCATGGGGGAGCTCCCCCGCATCGATCTTGCTCAAGCGCGAACATACCGGGGGCATCTCCTTTCCGATGAACGGATACGGAGCATCGCGGCATATTGTAAGCGCGCACGGTCATCGACCGATCGCGCCATTTTCTTCAACGGATTATCGTTCGGTCTCGGGTTTCCGCACGGCATGGCTGCGTGGTCAATGCTCTGCCTCACCGACCCGGATTATGTTAAGGAGTATTTCGATATCATGACCGAGCGCAATGTTGAGAACGCAAAGCGCCTTCTCCCCGAAATAGCGCCGCATATCGATGTCATCATGCTTGCCTCCGATGATCAGGGTACGCAGAACGCGCCGATACTGCCGCCACGGGTATTCCGCGAGCTCTATGTACCGTTCTATCGCCGGGCGAATGAGATCGTCCATGCACTGGCGCCGAACGTGAAGACATTCCTTCATTCCTGCGGCGCGATCTACGATATACTCGATGATATCATCAGCACCGGTTTCGATGCGCTCAATCCCGTGCAGTGGTCTGCCGGCGGACGGAGCTTTCGCGAGTGGAAGGACAAATGCCGCGGGCGCATCGCGCTCTGGGGCGGCGGCGTCAATACGCAGGTAACGCTCCCCCTCGGGTCGGTTGCCGATGTCGAGCGGGAATCACGCGAAGTGGCCGGATATCTGTCACAGGACAGCGGCTTTGTGTTCTGCGCGATACACAATGTACTCGCCGAGATACCGCCGGAGAAGATAATAGCCATGTATCGGAGCGCTTCATAA
- a CDS encoding AraC family transcriptional regulator — protein MKHEKHRDCLIPASFDELYGKYRVRVSTGAYCSFSERTTNSPHLHSAYHEICYVISGQGDYYYGNDHYPLQAGDVFIADPGIVHEITSHRTKDLYLVFFTFTVTPIEVAVSERFEDMLLDSFFAAHTIVIHGRDDIMRLLPAAGVSVRGGSGGQIQNTVIRTIVLALIDALTPSRVRPGNTQTDHAVQRAVDFISGNVRRHISVKEVALAAGTSERNLRYLFRRSLGKRVIDIINERKINHAAHLLCMHFKVYEIASAIGIDDPAQFTRLFKRTFGVSPKEYQRTNAPENSVRRTTFVASMGRRYA, from the coding sequence GTGAAGCATGAGAAGCACCGTGATTGCCTTATCCCTGCGTCATTCGACGAATTGTACGGGAAATACCGGGTCCGGGTGAGCACCGGCGCCTACTGCTCATTCTCCGAGCGCACGACGAATTCACCCCATCTTCATTCCGCATATCACGAGATCTGCTATGTGATATCCGGGCAGGGTGATTACTATTACGGCAACGACCACTATCCGCTTCAGGCAGGCGATGTGTTCATCGCCGATCCGGGCATCGTACATGAGATCACTTCGCACAGGACGAAAGACCTCTACCTCGTGTTCTTCACGTTCACCGTGACGCCCATCGAAGTCGCAGTATCCGAGCGCTTCGAGGACATGCTCCTCGATTCGTTCTTTGCCGCGCATACGATCGTCATACACGGGCGCGACGACATCATGCGGCTCCTCCCCGCGGCCGGCGTATCCGTGCGCGGCGGGAGCGGCGGCCAGATACAGAACACCGTCATACGCACCATAGTGCTCGCGCTCATCGATGCGCTCACTCCTTCGCGCGTGCGCCCCGGTAATACGCAGACGGACCACGCAGTGCAGCGTGCGGTCGATTTCATCAGCGGGAACGTCCGCCGACACATCTCCGTGAAAGAGGTCGCCCTCGCCGCGGGAACGTCCGAACGCAATCTCCGCTACCTTTTCAGGCGATCGCTCGGCAAACGTGTCATCGATATCATCAACGAGCGGAAGATCAATCACGCGGCGCATCTTCTGTGCATGCACTTCAAGGTATACGAGATAGCGTCGGCCATCGGCATCGATGACCCGGCGCAGTTCACACGGCTTTTCAAGAGAACGTTCGGCGTTTCGCCCAAGGAATACCAGCGGACGAACGCGCCGGAGAATTCCGTACGGCGGACAACGTTCGTCGCATCCATGGGGAGGCGGTATGCGTAG
- a CDS encoding GGDEF domain-containing protein, whose translation MRRHVITITIVAVAGIVFAALNGVFLYLYSENAHRYPSLVTSLSTISARVQRAAKLELAGLHDETLEKDIDERLSVILEDLRRIRSAATDETHERALEVKKMWIDIKGAAAEYREKRTDTARDALMQASEEYPSTLSNVPVSRALSGRISVTIMLLGALIIVNSFLMYIVIWRLRLRIIDHVTHFLTHDQLTGILNRVSFEQLLDREISGHGDRYPAHRSSLIMLDLDCYLPIVKSAGRDAAERLLKDFTAVIRAHIRRTDIFSRFTDDRFVLVSLGSDGERACALGEKLRAMVQEHSFSVGRAVTMSVGVSELKADDTSASALSRVHKALSEAQRDSGNKTVLK comes from the coding sequence ATGCGTAGGCATGTCATAACGATCACCATCGTCGCGGTCGCCGGCATCGTGTTCGCGGCGCTTAACGGCGTGTTCCTCTACCTCTATTCGGAGAACGCGCACCGCTATCCGTCGCTCGTAACGTCGCTCTCGACCATCTCGGCCCGGGTGCAGCGTGCGGCGAAATTGGAGCTCGCGGGGCTGCACGATGAAACGCTCGAAAAGGACATCGATGAACGCCTCTCCGTCATCCTCGAGGACCTGCGCCGCATCCGTTCCGCCGCCACCGATGAGACGCATGAGCGTGCGCTCGAAGTGAAGAAGATGTGGATCGACATCAAGGGTGCTGCCGCCGAGTACCGCGAAAAGAGGACGGACACGGCACGCGATGCGCTCATGCAGGCGAGCGAAGAATATCCATCGACGCTCTCGAACGTTCCGGTGTCGCGCGCGTTGTCGGGCCGCATCTCGGTGACCATCATGCTCCTCGGCGCGCTTATCATCGTCAACTCGTTCCTCATGTACATCGTCATCTGGCGGCTGCGCCTGCGCATCATCGATCATGTCACCCATTTCCTCACGCATGATCAGCTCACGGGAATACTCAACCGCGTCTCCTTCGAGCAGCTCCTCGACCGCGAGATAAGCGGCCACGGCGACCGGTATCCGGCGCACCGCTCATCGCTCATCATGCTCGATCTTGACTGTTATCTGCCGATCGTAAAATCCGCCGGGCGGGATGCCGCCGAGCGGCTTCTCAAGGATTTCACCGCCGTCATACGGGCGCATATACGCCGCACGGACATCTTTTCCCGATTCACCGATGACCGCTTCGTGCTCGTTTCTCTCGGAAGCGACGGCGAGCGGGCATGCGCGCTCGGCGAAAAACTCCGCGCCATGGTCCAGGAACATTCATTTTCCGTCGGGCGTGCGGTCACCATGAGCGTAGGCGTGAGCGAGCTTAAGGCGGATGACACCTCCGCCTCCGCGCTGTCGCGTGTGCACAAGGCGCTCTCGGAAGCACAGCGGGACTCCGGCAATAAGACGGTGCTGAAATGA
- a CDS encoding GGDEF domain-containing protein: MKSRSVHIVIIAVLAVVFALLNGMMLVRYLNDTKHYPEFITAIGRLRAGMQRSAKLEMSGTRDDALLTAVDTLLETIASEKRSLGASNPAIDRHTTELKEAWERMRTAIHAFRESPTAANREALLRESESYTDAARGLSFEAQAMAENSRRTLVFSILLMAFNAAALSGAVIWIKIRVTDRLEHSATHDHLTGIYNRRIFEQFLENEIRICERQNREGYRSALILFDIDRFKSINDTEGHPAGDAVLKSIANTVRTRIRKGDVFGRFGGDEFVIISSGSDDKRALGLMEKLRKFIREIPAHEKVDVSAGVTELMPGDTPESALARVDKALYAAKEDGRGRTVRI; this comes from the coding sequence ATGAAGTCCCGTTCCGTACATATCGTCATCATCGCCGTTCTTGCGGTCGTGTTCGCTCTCCTGAACGGCATGATGCTCGTACGGTATCTCAACGACACGAAGCATTATCCCGAATTCATCACCGCGATCGGCAGGCTGCGCGCCGGCATGCAGCGAAGTGCCAAGCTTGAGATGAGCGGCACCCGTGATGATGCGCTCCTTACGGCGGTCGATACCCTGCTCGAAACGATAGCATCGGAAAAGCGATCGCTCGGGGCGTCGAACCCCGCGATCGATCGTCATACCACCGAGCTCAAAGAGGCATGGGAGCGGATGCGCACCGCTATCCATGCGTTCCGGGAAAGCCCCACGGCGGCGAACCGCGAGGCCCTTCTCAGGGAGAGCGAATCGTATACGGATGCGGCCCGCGGGCTGTCGTTCGAGGCGCAGGCAATGGCGGAGAACTCCAGGCGGACGCTCGTGTTCTCCATCCTGCTCATGGCGTTCAATGCCGCAGCGCTTTCGGGCGCCGTCATCTGGATAAAGATACGTGTGACCGACAGGCTTGAGCATTCCGCGACGCATGACCATCTGACGGGCATCTACAACCGCCGCATCTTCGAACAATTCCTTGAGAACGAGATACGCATCTGCGAACGCCAGAACCGCGAGGGCTACCGTTCGGCGCTCATTCTGTTCGACATAGACCGCTTCAAGAGCATTAACGACACGGAGGGGCACCCCGCAGGCGACGCCGTCCTTAAGTCCATTGCGAACACGGTACGCACCCGCATCCGCAAGGGGGATGTCTTCGGTCGTTTCGGCGGCGATGAATTCGTCATCATTTCATCGGGGAGCGACGATAAGCGCGCGCTCGGGCTCATGGAAAAGCTCAGGAAATTCATCCGAGAGATACCCGCACATGAAAAGGTCGATGTAAGCGCCGGTGTGACCGAGCTTATGCCCGGCGATACGCCCGAATCGGCCCTTGCCAGAGTGGATAAAGCGCTCTATGCGGCGAAAGAGGACGGACGCGGACGCACGGTACGGATCTGA